The Rhopalosiphum maidis isolate BTI-1 chromosome 4, ASM367621v3, whole genome shotgun sequence region gaatatttttgtacttataacattaatatgctattaaattatttgcacTTAGGTTGCTAGGTTTAGGTGTAGTAATATTCataatgatatgtattataatatgtacattgtacaatagtatcatttattttatatgaaaatggaTACACCACAGTAAAGTAGTCATATTGCCTATCTTAAACGCCGTGATACTATgacattcaaataaaaataaaataataatattatttacaacatatagtaataaatatcaaacagCATCAACGATTCTGTGTATTAGATATTCTGGACAATGCACAGGAAATATCGTTCTTtacaatacgtataatagATCAATTTGCTTTAAAGTGAACCTATAGTTGTAATCGTGCGGAAGTATGGAATACTATTGTTGctgtattagtttattacgcCCGAGCCAGGCAGAGAAATCAAGAATGTTGGGGTTACGCCTCCTTAAACgaaagattaatataatattataaaataaactaaattaatggtAAGTATATAGACTTATACTTACGGGTATTTATACAGCgtgttaaacttattataactatattaactattttatttttataattttaaaaagtaacaataaaatacctatatttaagtatttatcatACAACAATAGGTactcataacattttatacatagcaTTTAGCaaaaacatatcaaattaatgGTAAGAcagttttaactttaaaatttaatgcttGGTTACGGtaccttaaataatattttatataaggaGATTTGATACCAACCGTTTTATGAGGTTCAATTTAGGAAATATCTTAAGGGTATCTTGAGTTTATACGTAGTAAGTGACGTGTGTGTCGTATGTAGCTATAGCTTAAAAAAGATTTCACGCGTACACGAATATGACATCACCAATTTATATAACCAacgagttatattatttttcattaaaaaacataaacctattttttattctacataAGTTAcgataagaaatttaaattttttaaggaATTTACTTGAATTTACTTTATCCtagtatttagaattttttacttataattattaatcgcttatttttttttattttaaaatacaatttaaacggaatataaaagttaaaatatatacttatgattccaaaattagaaaaatttgaTGATCGATCTCAAGTAAACTACaaagaaaattttattatgttcacataatattttttaacgaatCCTATGTTTATAGTCTTATTGGTATGTAATTgacaaaaataggtatattttcgtaaaaaaaaaaacggtctGTATTAAATCGCctttacaaaatttatttattgtacctatatatattttacacgtcATAATCGTCATCCATTCGTCGATTACTTAAAAGCGATTCCATCGCAGCACTACGGTAGCCAGATGTCTTGTGGTGTCCGAGTTTAGTTCCCGAGTTGGTGTCTTCTATGGCTTTTCTTAACTATTAcagtaattataatgtaatttttttgtgtaaaaaaatgttttgttgaaATTCGGAGCATTTAGAAACTTACTTCTTTTAGTCCGACGACGCCGACCAAGCGACCAATGGCAGTGACGTAAGCATGGTTGACACCGACTAACGAGAACACCGAATGGACCTTAAGTAATGACGTCCTCTCGACCAACTGAAACGGTGCCGGGTCAATGTGACAGGAAccaaaatctaaaatcttGTCCATCTCTGTTTGTTCCCATTCGCTCTGTTCTTCCGGTGACATGTCTATGACTCTCTCTTTAGGCTGCGAGTAAAtgaacaattaaaacattgcgtgagtataataaatctttaaatcgAAAATAGGGAtttcaattatgtttttatgtatagtgATGTACCAGTTGAACTTTTTTGGACACTTGTATAATCTGCGACGAACACCTATCCTTATCCGATATATCAGTCAAGCTCTGCTGCTCTGGATTGGCATCTCGAAGTGTAGCAGATTTGTGAAATATAGCTTCGAACGCTAATCGTATGCTATAACAAACATTggcaattgaaatattatacagataagagataaattaaaatgttaataaataaataaatttgttagcagtaacaataatattatattgtagatatTTACAATGTCCAAAATGGAAATGAGTATATCATGTGTGTTgtgtgaatataaaatttaaaggtctATTTGTTCTACAgttgttgtataattattattaattaccgaCTCTCGGCTCCAGTTATCGTAGAATACGGTGTTGCTGACGGAGTCATCATTGGTGTCAGGTTATGTAGAGTGAatgaattggttttttttaaaatagattttttcggATGCCCTTTCAACGAAGAACTGCATTgtacctaaaattaaaatttatattgtatttcagGGTGTCAATGCTATGGTTGAATCGATAAGATGCTTATTCTCATGacatcgtatttatttttgatacgaaattaactattatatatttgtaaatcagatttagtcataatattttcacaataatatattattagaataaggttagtgacaattattttatttgtccaTGTGTCGTGTGGTAATATGTTTACGTAATTACTAATACTGGTTTCGACTTGTTTATGTGTAAtgtaaaaaagttttagtatgtactatgtaaaaattattacatacctTGATTATGGGGTTTGTAGAAAGCGATTGAGAACTAATTGAATACTTCCTTTGTAGTGTATCTGGTGCTGGCGTGACTTCAAATCTGGAAGGCCTCCTTTCTTTGTTTTCTCTTCTTCTTCTTTCTACCTCGTCAAGTCTTTCCTGTGCTTCTTTTTGCCATTTAGCAACTACCTGCATTCGCCTTTCTTTACCCACTTGTCTGTCGAtcagttttattaattcaattcgAGGCACCGACCCCAACAAAATCATCGAGTCTAAAATTtcacaattaacaataattataacttatatttgattagtgtattgcaataatttatagtgataatttgattttacctGGTTTGTCAACTAATGGAAACACTCTAAGAACCTTGTTTTCCCTTAGAACCTTTTTCAAGTCTCTGTAACTCATATTATACCAAATGTATTTGACATCTCTGACCATAAAATCTTCTACATACACActgtaaatacctataaacataagttaaaaattattatacaagcaGTAtcgattatatgaaataaatttaagctaATGATTGTACCCGATATGGATGGAAGAAGATCCGGTAAGTAGGGTAgattctttattaatataatactgtcgTATAGTGAAGGTTGTAGTAATACTGCTACAGCGTTTGATATTAATACGGcgatctaataaattaatcatgaaGTTTAATCAGTTTAATacaggtaatattaataattaattagtctatacaatttttaaagataaaatataccatGACAGGTACAATGTGTGTGATCTGTCCCGTCATTTCAAAAGCAATTACAGACACTGATATGGAATGTGTAACGGCCCCGGCAAAAGCTGCTGCTCCGACTACGGCATAACctcctaaatataaaatattgtcacagacatattattgacattaactatctatttatataatttcaaaactgttttattaatattcacccGGTATTATAGGCGTGATGAATTTTCCGTGCCTAACACCGTACGGAAACCACAAGTGCATGAGTTCACCGACTATTCGACCAAATGCGGCTCCAGTCTTGAACACTGGAATGAAACTACCGGATGGTATTGGAATGGTCGATGCTATTATGGAGAACACAAACTGAAAACAAACTTGCTTGAGTAACCGGAGGAAAATCATTATAACTCATcggtaaattgaaataataggtttcataatattacattataagcTATGTAAGCCGATAAACAAATGAAAACGTTGGTGTTTTCCGTTCGCCAATGATTCATCATTTCTGCCTCCTCGATGGTGAACTCAGTTTTTGTCCACGTGAAATTACTAAACAGCCcagttaactaaaaaaaaaaattaattagtttataatttatgtaatgtaGTCCGAATTTTGCAACGATTAGTGCGATGgccacataatttattattatattattgttcgttCTTACTTGGTCGTGTACGTTCAGTTCACCAGCAATATATTTACCGGTGCCTAGAGGGAACGTGATTGTCAATGTGAGAAACGTTATAAGGCTCGGATATAAAAAACGGctataacataatgtataaacgagaacatttaaatataatttttt contains the following coding sequences:
- the LOC113560569 gene encoding chloride channel protein 2 isoform X1, coding for MTVGKTAKISSPSMRRRKSALGEDDDLERETKALASFYPSPPPVDFVQSTMYGQYTKELGDYVKGTQQNIPAPVIHGSANEEFSKYGGKISSTLEVVWRHSFAKLSEDWVFLTLLGLVMAVLSFAMDYGIDFTNEGRIWLFKDMAFNQYLQYIAWVLLPVSLITFAAGFVHLVAPQSIGSGIPEMKTILRGVALKEFLTLRTLIAKVVGVTATLGSGLPLGKEGPFVHIASITATLLTKVITSFKGIYENESRNTEMLAAACAVGVASCFGAPIGGVLFSIEVTTVYFAVRNYWRGFFSAVCSATVFRLLAVWFNKAETVKAFFPTHFTMEYPFDPQELTVFALLGVVCGIIGAGYVWAHRQYVLFMRQSKRMNSFLQKNRFLYPSLITFLTLTITFPLGTGKYIAGELNVHDQLTGLFSNFTWTKTEFTIEEAEMMNHWRTENTNVFICLSAYIAYNFVFSIIASTIPIPSGSFIPVFKTGAAFGRIVGELMHLWFPYGVRHGKFITPIIPGGYAVVGAAAFAGAVTHSISVSVIAFEMTGQITHIVPVMIAVLISNAVAVLLQPSLYDSIILIKNLPYLPDLLPSISGIYSVYVEDFMVRDVKYIWYNMSYRDLKKVLRENKVLRVFPLVDKPDSMILLGSVPRIELIKLIDRQVGKERRMQVVAKWQKEAQERLDEVERRRRENKERRPSRFEVTPAPDTLQRKYSISSQSLSTNPIIKVQCSSSLKGHPKKSILKKTNSFTLHNLTPMMTPSATPYSTITGAESRIRLAFEAIFHKSATLRDANPEQQSLTDISDKDRCSSQIIQVSKKVQLPKERVIDMSPEEQSEWEQTEMDKILDFGSCHIDPAPFQLVERTSLLKVHSVFSLVGVNHAYVTAIGRLVGVVGLKELRKAIEDTNSGTKLGHHKTSGYRSAAMESLLSNRRMDDDYDV
- the LOC113560569 gene encoding chloride channel protein 2 isoform X2, with product MDNENGRLPPDSHEYHHTLMYGQYTKELGDYVKGTQQNIPAPVIHGSANEEFSKYGGKISSTLEVVWRHSFAKLSEDWVFLTLLGLVMAVLSFAMDYGIDFTNEGRIWLFKDMAFNQYLQYIAWVLLPVSLITFAAGFVHLVAPQSIGSGIPEMKTILRGVALKEFLTLRTLIAKVVGVTATLGSGLPLGKEGPFVHIASITATLLTKVITSFKGIYENESRNTEMLAAACAVGVASCFGAPIGGVLFSIEVTTVYFAVRNYWRGFFSAVCSATVFRLLAVWFNKAETVKAFFPTHFTMEYPFDPQELTVFALLGVVCGIIGAGYVWAHRQYVLFMRQSKRMNSFLQKNRFLYPSLITFLTLTITFPLGTGKYIAGELNVHDQLTGLFSNFTWTKTEFTIEEAEMMNHWRTENTNVFICLSAYIAYNFVFSIIASTIPIPSGSFIPVFKTGAAFGRIVGELMHLWFPYGVRHGKFITPIIPGGYAVVGAAAFAGAVTHSISVSVIAFEMTGQITHIVPVMIAVLISNAVAVLLQPSLYDSIILIKNLPYLPDLLPSISGIYSVYVEDFMVRDVKYIWYNMSYRDLKKVLRENKVLRVFPLVDKPDSMILLGSVPRIELIKLIDRQVGKERRMQVVAKWQKEAQERLDEVERRRRENKERRPSRFEVTPAPDTLQRKYSISSQSLSTNPIIKVQCSSSLKGHPKKSILKKTNSFTLHNLTPMMTPSATPYSTITGAESRIRLAFEAIFHKSATLRDANPEQQSLTDISDKDRCSSQIIQVSKKVQLPKERVIDMSPEEQSEWEQTEMDKILDFGSCHIDPAPFQLVERTSLLKVHSVFSLVGVNHAYVTAIGRLVGVVGLKELRKAIEDTNSGTKLGHHKTSGYRSAAMESLLSNRRMDDDYDV
- the LOC113560569 gene encoding chloride channel protein 2 isoform X3, with the translated sequence MNHKFQWSINNEYSMYGQYTKELGDYVKGTQQNIPAPVIHGSANEEFSKYGGKISSTLEVVWRHSFAKLSEDWVFLTLLGLVMAVLSFAMDYGIDFTNEGRIWLFKDMAFNQYLQYIAWVLLPVSLITFAAGFVHLVAPQSIGSGIPEMKTILRGVALKEFLTLRTLIAKVVGVTATLGSGLPLGKEGPFVHIASITATLLTKVITSFKGIYENESRNTEMLAAACAVGVASCFGAPIGGVLFSIEVTTVYFAVRNYWRGFFSAVCSATVFRLLAVWFNKAETVKAFFPTHFTMEYPFDPQELTVFALLGVVCGIIGAGYVWAHRQYVLFMRQSKRMNSFLQKNRFLYPSLITFLTLTITFPLGTGKYIAGELNVHDQLTGLFSNFTWTKTEFTIEEAEMMNHWRTENTNVFICLSAYIAYNFVFSIIASTIPIPSGSFIPVFKTGAAFGRIVGELMHLWFPYGVRHGKFITPIIPGGYAVVGAAAFAGAVTHSISVSVIAFEMTGQITHIVPVMIAVLISNAVAVLLQPSLYDSIILIKNLPYLPDLLPSISGIYSVYVEDFMVRDVKYIWYNMSYRDLKKVLRENKVLRVFPLVDKPDSMILLGSVPRIELIKLIDRQVGKERRMQVVAKWQKEAQERLDEVERRRRENKERRPSRFEVTPAPDTLQRKYSISSQSLSTNPIIKVQCSSSLKGHPKKSILKKTNSFTLHNLTPMMTPSATPYSTITGAESRIRLAFEAIFHKSATLRDANPEQQSLTDISDKDRCSSQIIQVSKKVQLPKERVIDMSPEEQSEWEQTEMDKILDFGSCHIDPAPFQLVERTSLLKVHSVFSLVGVNHAYVTAIGRLVGVVGLKELRKAIEDTNSGTKLGHHKTSGYRSAAMESLLSNRRMDDDYDV
- the LOC113560569 gene encoding chloride channel protein 2 isoform X4 encodes the protein MYGQYTKELGDYVKGTQQNIPAPVIHGSANEEFSKYGGKISSTLEVVWRHSFAKLSEDWVFLTLLGLVMAVLSFAMDYGIDFTNEGRIWLFKDMAFNQYLQYIAWVLLPVSLITFAAGFVHLVAPQSIGSGIPEMKTILRGVALKEFLTLRTLIAKVVGVTATLGSGLPLGKEGPFVHIASITATLLTKVITSFKGIYENESRNTEMLAAACAVGVASCFGAPIGGVLFSIEVTTVYFAVRNYWRGFFSAVCSATVFRLLAVWFNKAETVKAFFPTHFTMEYPFDPQELTVFALLGVVCGIIGAGYVWAHRQYVLFMRQSKRMNSFLQKNRFLYPSLITFLTLTITFPLGTGKYIAGELNVHDQLTGLFSNFTWTKTEFTIEEAEMMNHWRTENTNVFICLSAYIAYNFVFSIIASTIPIPSGSFIPVFKTGAAFGRIVGELMHLWFPYGVRHGKFITPIIPGGYAVVGAAAFAGAVTHSISVSVIAFEMTGQITHIVPVMIAVLISNAVAVLLQPSLYDSIILIKNLPYLPDLLPSISGIYSVYVEDFMVRDVKYIWYNMSYRDLKKVLRENKVLRVFPLVDKPDSMILLGSVPRIELIKLIDRQVGKERRMQVVAKWQKEAQERLDEVERRRRENKERRPSRFEVTPAPDTLQRKYSISSQSLSTNPIIKVQCSSSLKGHPKKSILKKTNSFTLHNLTPMMTPSATPYSTITGAESRIRLAFEAIFHKSATLRDANPEQQSLTDISDKDRCSSQIIQVSKKVQLPKERVIDMSPEEQSEWEQTEMDKILDFGSCHIDPAPFQLVERTSLLKVHSVFSLVGVNHAYVTAIGRLVGVVGLKELRKAIEDTNSGTKLGHHKTSGYRSAAMESLLSNRRMDDDYDV